A section of the Rossellomorea marisflavi genome encodes:
- the dcm gene encoding DNA (cytosine-5-)-methyltransferase, whose product MINVIELFAGVGGFRIGLEAAGGFDIIWGNQWEPSKKAQHAFDCYSRRFEGQGIHSNEDISKVDGETFKGQDIDMIVGGFPCQDYSVARSLHGEKGLQGKKGVLFWEIIRLMKETEPRYVLLENVDRLLKSPSKQRGRDFSIMLASFRELGYSVEWRVINAAEYGLAQRRRRVFIFATKDDTPYVINRDGVDEYNMIHEEGFFAKAFPVSEGISEKKKPHSFIMKEDLLEISDEFSMNYLNAGIMRGSLVYTEEVTPINHKPIPLMHVLQSDVDERFYLSDASIEKFRYLKGPKKIERTSATGHQYTFSEGGMAFPEPLDKPGRTMLTSEGTVNRSSHVVEDPETKRLRILTPVECERLNGFPDNWTEGMTDRMRYFCMGNALVVGLIERMGKRISEIEKENIQGNQVELNLVFSETDSK is encoded by the coding sequence ATGATAAACGTAATAGAATTATTTGCAGGAGTAGGGGGATTTCGGATTGGTCTGGAAGCCGCTGGAGGATTTGACATTATATGGGGTAACCAATGGGAACCATCAAAAAAAGCTCAGCATGCCTTTGATTGTTATTCCCGTAGATTTGAGGGACAAGGAATTCATTCCAATGAAGATATAAGTAAAGTAGACGGTGAAACCTTTAAGGGTCAGGATATCGATATGATTGTTGGTGGATTCCCATGTCAGGATTATTCCGTTGCAAGAAGCCTTCACGGAGAAAAAGGACTTCAAGGGAAGAAAGGTGTCCTATTTTGGGAAATCATCCGATTAATGAAAGAAACAGAGCCAAGATATGTATTACTTGAAAATGTGGACAGGTTATTGAAATCACCATCAAAGCAACGTGGGCGTGACTTTTCCATCATGTTGGCAAGCTTCAGGGAACTGGGGTATTCAGTGGAATGGAGGGTCATCAACGCTGCGGAGTATGGACTGGCCCAAAGACGGAGAAGGGTATTCATCTTTGCCACCAAAGATGATACACCTTATGTGATTAACAGGGATGGCGTGGATGAGTACAATATGATACACGAAGAAGGCTTTTTCGCGAAGGCATTCCCGGTCTCGGAGGGGATTTCTGAAAAGAAAAAACCTCATTCATTCATCATGAAAGAGGATTTGTTGGAGATTTCAGATGAATTTTCCATGAATTATTTGAACGCAGGGATCATGAGGGGTAGCCTGGTTTATACTGAGGAAGTCACACCGATCAATCATAAACCGATTCCTCTTATGCACGTACTTCAATCCGATGTCGATGAAAGATTCTATCTGTCGGATGCTTCCATTGAGAAATTCAGATATTTGAAAGGTCCCAAGAAAATCGAGAGGACCTCTGCCACAGGCCATCAATATACATTCTCTGAAGGCGGCATGGCTTTCCCTGAGCCATTGGACAAGCCCGGTCGGACCATGCTCACCAGTGAGGGGACAGTGAATAGAAGTTCACACGTGGTCGAGGATCCCGAGACAAAGCGTCTGCGCATCCTTACACCGGTCGAATGCGAGAGGTTGAACGGTTTTCCAGATAATTGGACGGAAGGCATGACTGACAGAATGAGATATTTTTGTATGGGGAACGCTCTGGTGGTCGGACTTATTGAACGGATGGGTAAACGTATATCTGAAATTGAAAAGGAAAATATTCAAGGGAATCAAGTTGAATTGAACTTGGTGTTTTCTGAAACAGATTCCAAATAA
- a CDS encoding very short patch repair endonuclease — protein MKNPKTTEERSRMMGKIRAVSKLETLVTNELWGRGYRFRRNVRSLKGTPDIAIKKYKVVVFIDSCFWHLCPVHGKIPKTHVEFWTEKLTRNQERDREVNEFYEEKEWNILRIWEHEIRGDFEGAIQKMTHFIDKAKHK, from the coding sequence ATGAAGAATCCTAAAACAACCGAAGAGCGTAGCAGAATGATGGGTAAAATCAGGGCCGTGTCCAAACTGGAGACATTGGTCACCAATGAGCTTTGGGGGCGCGGTTATAGATTCAGAAGGAACGTCCGCTCGTTGAAAGGGACACCGGACATAGCCATCAAAAAATATAAGGTGGTCGTATTCATCGATTCATGTTTTTGGCATCTATGTCCCGTACATGGTAAAATCCCCAAGACCCATGTGGAGTTCTGGACTGAAAAGCTGACCAGGAATCAGGAACGTGATAGAGAAGTGAATGAATTTTATGAAGAAAAGGAATGGAACATCCTACGTATCTGGGAGCATGAAATCCGGGGGGACTTCGAGGGGGCCATACAAAAAATGACCCACTTCATTGACAAGGCAAAACATAAATAA
- a CDS encoding Sau3AI family type II restriction endonuclease has protein sequence MILYETIDELMEKAYAAEGKTFGEIDGTGRIKNLRSKGTLGNIIEESYFGYEINSVSKPDFENLGVELKVTPFKLNKNQTYSSKERLVLNIIDYMKEHDLTFKESSFMSKAAKMLIMLYQHVPEVPISDFRIVKSFLNEFSEEDLAVMERDWEIIVSKIKSGEAHLISEADTMYLSACTKGANKSSVREQPFSPIKAKQRAFSLKTSYMTNLIRKYLTPEHMESFSMPGELKTKTVDQILEERLSPHYGKKIDVLCDEVGIKYNPNNKSMIPHLMAKLLDVKKNDIGEIEEFSKANIKFKTIGREPGGNIREHMSFTHVDFDTLLSEEWEESELYRIFSEQKYLFLIFRFEEEYKKGVKRIPYFEGIKLWNMPQEKIDGELYATWSETKKIVKEGVKLNKAGNRVNNNLPGSSFNNFCHIRSKARDGKDKILLPDGQKITKQAYWLDRHYIERILNE, from the coding sequence ATGATTCTGTATGAAACAATAGATGAATTAATGGAAAAGGCATACGCAGCTGAAGGAAAGACCTTCGGAGAAATTGATGGCACCGGAAGAATCAAGAACCTCCGATCGAAAGGGACCTTGGGAAATATCATAGAGGAAAGTTATTTCGGTTATGAGATTAATTCAGTTTCCAAACCTGATTTCGAAAACCTCGGTGTGGAATTAAAAGTGACACCATTCAAATTGAATAAAAACCAAACATACTCATCAAAAGAAAGATTGGTATTAAACATCATTGATTATATGAAGGAACATGATTTGACCTTTAAAGAATCCTCCTTCATGTCCAAGGCAGCAAAAATGTTGATCATGTTGTATCAACACGTACCCGAGGTACCCATAAGTGATTTTCGGATAGTCAAATCTTTCTTGAATGAATTCTCGGAAGAAGACCTTGCAGTCATGGAACGGGATTGGGAAATCATCGTATCAAAAATTAAATCCGGGGAAGCACATCTTATCTCGGAAGCCGATACAATGTACCTTTCTGCATGTACAAAGGGAGCGAATAAATCAAGTGTCCGGGAACAACCATTCTCACCAATAAAAGCAAAACAAAGAGCATTTTCACTCAAGACCTCGTACATGACGAATTTAATCAGAAAATACCTCACACCTGAACATATGGAATCCTTCTCTATGCCAGGGGAACTCAAAACAAAGACCGTTGATCAAATACTGGAAGAGAGATTGAGCCCCCACTATGGGAAAAAAATCGATGTACTATGTGACGAGGTCGGCATTAAGTACAATCCCAATAACAAATCAATGATTCCCCATCTCATGGCAAAGTTACTTGATGTCAAAAAGAATGATATTGGCGAAATAGAAGAGTTCTCAAAAGCCAATATTAAATTCAAGACTATCGGTAGGGAACCCGGCGGGAATATCCGTGAGCATATGTCCTTCACCCATGTTGATTTTGACACATTGTTGAGTGAAGAATGGGAAGAAAGCGAACTCTACAGAATCTTCTCGGAGCAAAAGTATCTATTTTTGATTTTCAGATTCGAGGAAGAATATAAAAAAGGGGTAAAGCGAATCCCTTATTTCGAGGGAATCAAATTGTGGAATATGCCACAAGAAAAAATTGATGGTGAATTATATGCAACATGGTCTGAAACCAAAAAGATTGTAAAAGAAGGGGTAAAATTAAATAAAGCTGGTAATCGAGTCAATAACAACTTGCCGGGCTCCTCTTTCAACAACTTCTGCCACATCCGTTCTAAAGCAAGGGATGGCAAGGATAAGATATTGTTGCCCGATGGCCAAAAAATCACTAAGCAAGCTTATTGGCTGGATAGACATTACATCGAAAGGATATTGAATGAATGA
- a CDS encoding uracil-DNA glycosylase family protein, which translates to MSIAPYSTFNHYKATIQSLPSPTQEALLDESFLLEKDPKKKLEIYYAPFEHLNTNAKVVIVGITPGLHQMKKSFETVWNLRESTLTDDEILHEVKKNSSFEGPMRKNLITMLDELNLPAHLGITSTSELFGSHSHLVQTTSVLPYPVFYNGKNYSGSTPNIVKTDLLRDYILQSFPKEMEHMDNPLIVPLGVNVSKALAYLSQQGLINAACILNGFPHPSGGNGHRHRHFAENKEKMMEKLKNYFKGIATE; encoded by the coding sequence ATGTCCATTGCGCCCTACTCAACGTTCAACCACTATAAAGCAACCATTCAATCATTACCTTCACCAACACAAGAAGCCCTATTGGATGAATCATTCCTGCTGGAAAAAGACCCAAAGAAAAAACTCGAAATCTACTATGCTCCATTCGAGCATCTAAATACCAATGCAAAGGTCGTCATCGTCGGGATCACCCCCGGCCTCCACCAGATGAAAAAATCGTTCGAGACGGTGTGGAACCTGAGAGAATCAACCCTCACAGATGACGAGATCCTTCACGAGGTCAAAAAGAACTCAAGCTTCGAAGGGCCCATGAGGAAGAACCTCATCACCATGCTCGATGAACTCAACCTCCCCGCTCACTTGGGGATCACTAGCACCAGCGAGTTATTCGGATCACACAGCCACCTGGTCCAAACCACCTCCGTCCTTCCCTATCCGGTCTTCTATAATGGAAAGAACTACAGTGGATCCACACCGAACATAGTGAAAACAGATCTGCTGCGCGACTACATCCTTCAATCGTTCCCTAAAGAAATGGAACATATGGACAATCCGCTGATCGTTCCTCTCGGGGTGAATGTCTCAAAGGCCCTTGCCTATCTATCGCAACAAGGTCTGATCAACGCCGCGTGCATCTTGAACGGCTTCCCCCATCCTTCTGGAGGGAACGGGCATCGACATCGGCACTTTGCTGAGAATAAGGAGAAGATGATGGAAAAGTTGAAGAATTACTTCAAGGGGATTGCAACGGAATGA
- a CDS encoding DUF819 domain-containing protein, whose product MNQALIQPDDYITLWGIIVVWASVSIFLEQRYSWAAKISGAIIALVGAIILSNTGVIPTESPVYDAVWTFIIPLAIPLLLFHVNFKKVWKESGRLLILFLISSVGTVAGTIISFFLLKDHIPYLDKLGAMLSASYVGGGVNFAAMAAKFAPPGEMVSSAVVADNLMMAIYFIVLMTIPTMGFFRKRFHAPHVEKVENGGMKEDGKTLAEGFWSRKEMSLKDIALSVGTAFLLVMVSFKIAELFAGLIPSGEDASFFLNLMNGLFGDKYLMLTTLTFLALALFPKYFESINGSQEIGTFLIYLFFVVIGIPASIPLIIQNAPLLLVFVLIIVILNLGISLGAGKLLKYDLEEILLASNANVGGPTTAAAMAIAKGWKDLIGPILVVGTLGYIIGNYVGTTLGLWFAGFM is encoded by the coding sequence ATGAACCAAGCTCTCATTCAACCAGACGATTACATAACCCTGTGGGGGATCATCGTCGTATGGGCTTCCGTCAGCATCTTCCTCGAACAGCGCTATAGCTGGGCGGCGAAGATATCGGGAGCCATCATTGCCCTGGTGGGGGCGATCATTCTATCGAATACGGGGGTGATCCCGACGGAGTCACCGGTGTATGATGCCGTGTGGACGTTCATCATTCCCCTTGCGATTCCGCTGCTGCTTTTCCATGTGAACTTTAAGAAGGTGTGGAAGGAGAGCGGACGGCTGCTTATTCTGTTCTTGATCAGTTCCGTCGGGACGGTGGCGGGGACGATCATCAGTTTCTTCTTGTTGAAGGATCACATTCCCTACCTTGATAAGCTCGGTGCGATGCTCAGTGCCTCGTATGTCGGGGGAGGGGTGAACTTTGCCGCCATGGCCGCGAAGTTCGCACCGCCGGGAGAGATGGTGTCATCTGCGGTGGTGGCGGATAATCTGATGATGGCCATCTACTTCATCGTGCTGATGACGATTCCGACCATGGGCTTCTTCAGGAAACGATTCCATGCACCCCATGTGGAAAAGGTGGAGAACGGGGGCATGAAGGAAGACGGGAAGACGCTTGCCGAAGGATTCTGGTCGCGGAAGGAAATGTCCCTCAAGGATATAGCCCTGTCGGTCGGAACCGCCTTCCTGCTTGTTATGGTGTCATTCAAGATCGCTGAACTATTTGCCGGACTCATCCCGTCCGGGGAGGATGCGTCCTTCTTCCTGAATCTGATGAACGGGCTGTTCGGGGATAAGTACCTCATGCTCACGACATTGACCTTCCTGGCACTGGCCCTGTTTCCGAAGTACTTCGAATCGATCAACGGCAGCCAGGAGATCGGGACGTTCCTCATTTACCTGTTCTTTGTCGTGATCGGCATACCGGCATCGATTCCGTTGATCATTCAGAATGCACCGCTGCTTCTTGTGTTCGTGCTGATCATCGTCATTCTAAATCTGGGTATTTCACTCGGTGCAGGGAAGCTACTGAAATATGACCTTGAAGAAATCCTCCTCGCCAGCAACGCCAACGTCGGAGGCCCGACAACGGCTGCCGCCATGGCCATTGCGAAGGGATGGAAGGATTTGATAGGGCCGATCCTTGTGGTCGGTACCCTGGGGTATATCATCGGGAATTATGTTGGGACGACGCTTGGGTTGTGGTTTGCTGGGTTTATGTGA
- a CDS encoding GNAT family N-acetyltransferase: protein MNRPFTLDCGNILLREFQPSDADAIYHLTSQPEVYEFLPDWRSTREQRLDWLTNYEVPDNQAFLSSLPTIGNGWLKLGIIEKETGAFIGFCNTGIKEELPEPNREIAFAISKDHRNKGYTITAVKGLIAFLVPM from the coding sequence ATGAACAGACCATTCACCCTGGACTGCGGCAATATCCTGTTAAGAGAATTTCAACCATCGGACGCAGATGCCATCTACCACTTGACGTCCCAGCCGGAGGTCTATGAATTCCTGCCCGACTGGCGTTCCACAAGAGAGCAACGCCTGGACTGGCTGACGAATTACGAAGTCCCCGATAACCAGGCATTCCTCTCCTCCCTCCCCACCATCGGTAACGGGTGGCTCAAGCTTGGAATCATTGAAAAAGAGACGGGTGCCTTCATCGGCTTCTGCAATACAGGGATCAAGGAGGAACTCCCTGAACCCAACAGGGAAATTGCCTTTGCCATCTCCAAGGATCACCGGAATAAAGGCTACACGATCACGGCCGTAAAAGGACTCATCGCCTTCCTGGTACCGATGTGA
- a CDS encoding DUF2239 family protein, which translates to MTKTYTAFSGVKNVARGPLDQVVSTIKDQLDSNDWPQVLIFDDATGRQIDVDYHGPINPKAESGEQTEAAQPRRVGRPKLGVVSGEVTLLPRHWEWLKSQPGGASVTLRKLVEDARRGGTQQAKASQEATYHFMTSMAGNFPHYEEALRELYAGNQSAFHQHIEDWAVDVKKYMKVLSSTAFTEE; encoded by the coding sequence ATGACAAAAACCTACACCGCATTTTCAGGCGTCAAAAACGTTGCCCGTGGACCATTGGATCAAGTTGTCTCCACCATCAAAGATCAACTAGATAGCAACGATTGGCCCCAGGTCCTCATCTTTGACGATGCCACCGGCAGACAGATCGATGTTGATTATCACGGTCCGATCAATCCAAAGGCAGAATCAGGAGAACAGACGGAAGCAGCCCAGCCACGACGAGTCGGCCGTCCTAAGCTCGGCGTCGTTTCCGGCGAAGTGACCCTCCTCCCCCGTCACTGGGAATGGCTCAAGAGTCAGCCCGGCGGCGCATCGGTCACACTGCGGAAGCTCGTAGAAGACGCCCGACGCGGAGGAACCCAGCAGGCTAAAGCATCCCAGGAGGCTACCTACCACTTCATGACCTCCATGGCCGGGAACTTCCCTCATTACGAAGAAGCGCTGCGCGAGCTCTATGCAGGGAATCAGTCGGCGTTTCACCAGCATATAGAGGATTGGGCCGTTGATGTGAAGAAGTATATGAAAGTGCTCTCCAGTACAGCATTCACTGAGGAGTGA
- a CDS encoding VOC family protein → MKSIVYLQFNGQAQEALTFYEKALQGIVQQVTFGAIPQDPPLPAEEQTMIMESRLDFSGNTIMISDVLPSMQSVTGPITRGTNVIISLIDGDPDLNQTYFDHLSQGGTILMPLSSVPWSSSFGMVKDRFGVVWKFNSDASTFLNQLV, encoded by the coding sequence ATGAAATCAATCGTTTATCTTCAATTCAACGGCCAGGCACAAGAAGCACTCACATTTTACGAAAAAGCCCTACAGGGAATAGTCCAACAAGTGACCTTCGGTGCAATCCCTCAAGATCCCCCGTTACCGGCCGAAGAACAAACCATGATCATGGAGTCGCGACTCGACTTCTCTGGAAACACCATCATGATCTCCGATGTTCTTCCGTCCATGCAATCAGTCACTGGGCCCATCACTCGAGGAACCAATGTGATCATCAGCCTGATCGACGGCGATCCTGATCTGAACCAAACGTATTTCGACCATCTGTCTCAAGGAGGAACCATCCTCATGCCCCTCTCGTCCGTTCCGTGGTCATCAAGCTTTGGCATGGTGAAGGACCGCTTCGGCGTGGTATGGAAATTCAACAGTGATGCGAGCACGTTTTTGAACCAGCTGGTTTGA
- a CDS encoding helix-turn-helix transcriptional regulator translates to MQKIERLISIVMLLLQRERVSATELSRLFGVTKRTIQRDMDTLTYANIPVYAMHGREGGYGLMGEYKFDKRLLTHRDIEHIVVALDGFGQLSSNEGVQQTIGKIRGMSHIDLTPTLFMTFSDRVGRSGLQDELSILMDAIKNHWLIEFDYVDQKGAISHRTVEPYHLKLHEMKWYVAGYSMERENHRTFKVTRMTDLKIKGSFTPRPQSSEGTDMEQPPMMSMMVKAEIDISVRDQFIERFGKQSVVHARGRTYEATMELPENHFAYQFLAGFGNKVRIVEPQRYVEQFKEFLEEALRIYQ, encoded by the coding sequence ATGCAAAAAATTGAGCGATTGATTTCGATTGTGATGTTGCTTCTGCAGAGGGAGCGGGTATCTGCCACTGAGCTGAGTCGGCTTTTCGGGGTCACGAAGCGAACGATCCAGCGCGATATGGACACCCTGACCTATGCGAATATCCCGGTCTATGCCATGCACGGTCGGGAGGGCGGATACGGATTGATGGGGGAATATAAATTTGATAAGAGGTTGTTGACCCACAGGGACATTGAGCATATCGTCGTGGCTCTCGATGGATTTGGTCAGCTGTCATCGAATGAAGGGGTCCAACAAACGATCGGGAAAATCAGGGGGATGAGTCATATCGATCTTACTCCGACCCTCTTCATGACCTTTTCTGATAGGGTGGGGCGGAGCGGATTGCAGGATGAACTATCCATTCTGATGGACGCCATTAAAAACCACTGGCTGATTGAATTCGATTACGTGGATCAGAAAGGGGCCATCAGCCACCGAACCGTGGAGCCTTATCATTTGAAGCTCCATGAGATGAAATGGTATGTGGCCGGGTACAGTATGGAGCGTGAGAATCATCGGACGTTCAAGGTGACAAGGATGACGGATCTCAAGATAAAGGGCTCGTTTACACCACGGCCCCAATCTTCTGAAGGAACTGACATGGAGCAGCCACCGATGATGTCTATGATGGTGAAAGCCGAAATCGATATTAGTGTCAGAGACCAGTTCATTGAGCGATTTGGAAAGCAGTCCGTCGTGCACGCTCGTGGAAGGACATATGAAGCTACGATGGAACTGCCTGAGAATCACTTTGCCTATCAGTTTCTGGCTGGGTTTGGGAATAAGGTGAGGATTGTGGAACCCCAAAGGTATGTAGAACAGTTTAAAGAATTCTTAGAAGAAGCGTTAAGGATCTATCAATGA
- a CDS encoding DUF4275 family protein, with amino-acid sequence MNMIDRLIDKNIKVRDIPGWGAYLKKEWETHFAGHLSDKEKQSIYLLDADGFGGYLWHLFSYKKKKCLEGEKAEVAFRDQRKHSCFIFFQDTEDALLLEDASGFDVIDLSSEVGRDIYVVDKQFRWTFVLTHETDWLGPYFSRR; translated from the coding sequence ATGAATATGATTGATCGATTAATAGATAAAAACATCAAGGTACGGGACATCCCAGGATGGGGAGCGTACTTGAAGAAAGAATGGGAAACCCATTTTGCCGGCCACCTCAGCGACAAGGAGAAACAATCGATCTATCTGCTTGATGCAGATGGATTTGGCGGATACCTGTGGCATCTGTTCAGCTATAAGAAGAAAAAATGTCTAGAAGGTGAAAAGGCAGAAGTTGCCTTTAGGGATCAGCGGAAACATTCGTGTTTCATCTTCTTCCAGGACACGGAGGATGCCCTGCTCCTTGAGGATGCATCGGGGTTTGATGTGATCGACCTATCAAGTGAGGTGGGGCGGGACATCTATGTCGTAGATAAACAGTTCCGTTGGACGTTCGTGCTCACGCATGAAACCGATTGGCTCGGACCTTATTTCAGTAGGAGATAG
- a CDS encoding HNH endonuclease family protein, with protein MFKKTMLFVVALVLSFSLFLPSAFATPPVTPSKATSQSQLNGLTVKTEGSMTGYSRDKFPHWSSQGGGCDTRQVVLKRDADTYSGNCPVTSGSWYSYYDGVKFTNPSDLDIDHIVPLAEAWRSGASSWTTAQREAFANDLSGSQLIAVSASSNRSKGDQDPSTWQPPRAGAKCGYAKWWISTKSKWNLSLQSSEKTALQGMLNSCVY; from the coding sequence ATGTTCAAGAAAACCATGTTGTTTGTCGTTGCCCTAGTCCTTTCCTTCTCGCTGTTCCTGCCGTCCGCGTTTGCCACTCCGCCTGTCACGCCGTCGAAAGCGACGTCCCAGTCCCAGCTGAACGGACTCACGGTGAAAACCGAGGGATCCATGACCGGCTACTCCCGGGACAAGTTCCCCCACTGGAGTAGTCAGGGCGGCGGATGTGATACCCGTCAGGTTGTCCTGAAGCGCGATGCCGATACGTACAGCGGCAACTGCCCGGTGACGTCGGGAAGCTGGTACAGTTACTATGATGGCGTCAAGTTTACCAATCCTTCCGACCTCGATATCGACCATATCGTTCCCCTTGCTGAAGCATGGCGCTCCGGGGCCAGCAGCTGGACCACCGCCCAGCGCGAGGCATTTGCCAATGATCTGAGCGGCTCCCAGCTCATCGCCGTCTCCGCGAGCAGCAACCGTTCCAAGGGTGACCAGGACCCCTCCACCTGGCAGCCGCCCCGTGCCGGTGCAAAATGCGGCTACGCCAAATGGTGGATCAGCACCAAGTCCAAATGGAACCTGAGCCTGCAGTCATCCGAGAAAACCGCCCTTCAGGGGATGCTGAACAGCTGCGTATACTGA
- a CDS encoding DUF7683 domain-containing protein — MKQIHHQWRVTKYNPDNRDEHGHYAVVEDWTSPCEIGKTFDGNELTLDDYLRVETAYLDTAMAFMEESGIHFVRILGLEEHITEENRASFLYENEFERLVLKEDSLISLDDVRLVMKRVIRDFIWCQLYSEDRLFIHFGTDYYMYIGSHVDCPSAIEWAATHGLFVENKPSPYRISEEEIIWEIGWNALKDESKILVGEEGVTGIPLDECRRIFRLSAAHPVTGSFEIPRDEKDFFQRFLEHEMDFDLYEYRFWGGH; from the coding sequence GTGAAACAAATCCATCATCAGTGGCGCGTCACGAAGTACAATCCGGATAATAGGGATGAGCATGGCCACTACGCAGTAGTAGAAGACTGGACTTCCCCTTGTGAGATAGGAAAAACCTTTGATGGAAACGAATTGACGCTCGATGACTATCTTCGGGTGGAGACAGCCTATCTGGATACTGCCATGGCCTTCATGGAGGAAAGCGGCATCCATTTCGTGCGGATCCTGGGGCTCGAGGAGCATATCACAGAAGAAAATCGGGCGAGTTTTTTATATGAGAACGAATTCGAACGACTTGTGCTAAAAGAAGACTCCTTGATCAGCCTGGATGACGTTCGATTGGTCATGAAGAGGGTGATACGAGATTTCATCTGGTGCCAGCTGTATAGCGAGGACCGGCTCTTCATCCATTTTGGGACGGATTACTATATGTATATCGGCTCCCATGTGGACTGTCCCTCGGCCATCGAATGGGCGGCCACCCACGGACTGTTTGTTGAGAATAAGCCGTCCCCGTATAGAATTTCAGAAGAAGAGATCATCTGGGAAATCGGATGGAATGCTCTGAAGGATGAGTCGAAGATCCTCGTGGGGGAAGAGGGCGTGACCGGCATCCCCCTGGATGAGTGCCGAAGGATCTTCCGCCTGTCAGCAGCGCATCCGGTGACTGGCTCATTTGAAATTCCACGTGACGAGAAGGATTTTTTTCAACGTTTTCTGGAGCATGAAATGGACTTTGATCTTTATGAGTATCGTTTTTGGGGTGGGCATTAA
- a CDS encoding GNAT family N-acetyltransferase, which produces MTKKEAPIIQTDRLVLRPRAERDIPNMLQMFNHEEVRKYLGINPPRDKHALIEMIRNRTETKWTVALKQTDEFIGDVMIPTISEGYLGEIGYRFMREHWGCGFAYEAVSAVIEHCRSTLHLKRLSATIDNENVQSKKLIEKLGFTLVAVLPESNLLGRVADVAYYSRMV; this is translated from the coding sequence ATGACAAAAAAAGAAGCGCCGATCATCCAAACAGATCGATTGGTTTTACGTCCAAGAGCGGAAAGAGACATTCCCAACATGCTCCAAATGTTTAACCACGAGGAAGTAAGAAAATACCTTGGAATCAATCCCCCTCGTGATAAACACGCCTTGATAGAAATGATTAGGAATCGTACTGAAACAAAATGGACGGTGGCACTAAAACAGACGGATGAATTCATCGGGGATGTCATGATTCCGACTATATCAGAAGGGTATCTTGGTGAAATCGGGTATCGCTTCATGAGGGAGCATTGGGGATGCGGGTTTGCGTATGAAGCGGTGTCCGCGGTCATCGAGCATTGTAGAAGCACATTACATCTTAAACGCCTATCGGCTACAATCGATAATGAAAATGTACAGTCGAAGAAGTTAATTGAAAAACTAGGATTTACGTTGGTAGCGGTGTTGCCCGAATCGAATTTGCTGGGCAGGGTTGCCGATGTAGCGTACTATTCTCGTATGGTATAA
- a CDS encoding GNAT family N-acetyltransferase: protein MKKLKIKRVHEYEVDGALRSSIQELLLESFGDDYPKERVYFKQLPHFRYLVLNEDNMLVAQVGLDYRVMNLNGLPVNVLGVIDLCVKKEYRSNGLGSLLLSEIEKFSGDKSIDFLLLFADHKGLYLKNGYRSVMNECTWLKIDHENHQSLGVGKEVMNELMMKEIGNAKWENGCLDLLGYLY from the coding sequence GTGAAAAAGTTGAAAATCAAAAGAGTACATGAGTATGAGGTTGATGGTGCGCTAAGAAGTAGTATTCAAGAGTTACTGTTGGAGAGTTTTGGAGACGATTATCCAAAGGAAAGAGTATATTTTAAGCAATTGCCTCATTTTAGATACCTGGTTTTGAATGAAGACAATATGCTAGTTGCTCAAGTAGGGCTGGATTATCGAGTGATGAATCTCAATGGCCTTCCAGTAAACGTTCTTGGAGTCATTGATCTATGTGTCAAAAAGGAATACCGCTCAAATGGATTAGGCTCTTTATTGCTTTCAGAAATTGAAAAATTCAGTGGAGATAAGTCGATTGATTTCTTACTATTATTTGCAGATCATAAGGGTTTGTATTTGAAAAATGGATACCGATCCGTAATGAACGAATGTACATGGCTCAAAATAGATCATGAAAATCATCAATCTTTAGGTGTGGGAAAGGAAGTCATGAATGAACTGATGATGAAGGAGATTGGAAATGCGAAGTGGGAAAATGGATGTTTAGATTTATTAGGCTATCTTTATTAA